Proteins encoded within one genomic window of Couchioplanes caeruleus:
- a CDS encoding acyl-CoA dehydrogenase family protein: protein MVDFRLSEEQEALRDSVRDFAREQVAPVIAEHYEHKTFPYDVIRQMGKMGLFGLPFAEEHGGMGGDYFALCLALEELARVDSSVAITLEAAVSLGAMPIYRFGTDEQKARWLPQLCSGEALAAFGLTEPGTGSDAAGTTTRAVLDESTGEWVINGSKAFITNSGTDITNLVTVMAVTGTRPDGSKELSTIIVPSGTPGFTVAPGYSKVGWCASDTHELAFDDVRVPAANLLGERGRGFAQFLRILDEGRIAIAALSTGLAQGCVDESVKYARERHAFGQPIGNYQAVQFMIADMEMRAYTARLGYYDAAARMLAGEDFKRYAAAAKLNASNAAMENSRWATQVHGGYGFMNESAVGRFYRDAKILEVGEGTSEVQRMLIARGLGL from the coding sequence ATGGTCGACTTCCGGCTCAGCGAGGAGCAGGAGGCACTGCGCGACAGCGTCCGGGATTTCGCCCGCGAGCAGGTCGCGCCCGTGATCGCCGAGCACTATGAGCACAAGACCTTCCCGTACGACGTGATCCGGCAGATGGGCAAGATGGGCCTCTTCGGCCTGCCCTTCGCCGAGGAGCACGGCGGCATGGGCGGCGACTACTTCGCGCTCTGCCTGGCCCTCGAGGAGCTGGCGCGGGTCGACAGCAGCGTCGCGATCACCCTGGAGGCGGCCGTCTCGCTGGGTGCCATGCCGATCTACCGCTTCGGTACGGACGAACAGAAGGCCCGCTGGCTCCCGCAGCTCTGCAGCGGCGAGGCCCTGGCCGCGTTCGGTCTCACCGAGCCGGGAACGGGCTCGGACGCCGCCGGGACGACCACGCGCGCCGTGCTGGACGAGTCCACCGGCGAATGGGTGATCAACGGCTCGAAGGCCTTCATCACCAACTCGGGCACCGACATCACCAACCTGGTGACCGTCATGGCGGTGACCGGGACGCGGCCGGACGGCTCGAAGGAGCTGTCCACCATCATCGTGCCGTCGGGCACCCCCGGCTTCACGGTCGCGCCCGGATATTCCAAGGTCGGCTGGTGCGCGTCCGACACGCACGAGCTCGCGTTCGACGACGTCCGCGTGCCGGCGGCGAATCTGCTCGGCGAGCGGGGCCGGGGCTTCGCCCAGTTCCTGCGCATCCTCGACGAGGGACGGATCGCGATCGCGGCCCTCTCCACCGGCCTGGCCCAGGGCTGCGTCGACGAGTCGGTGAAGTACGCCAGGGAGCGCCACGCGTTCGGCCAGCCGATCGGCAACTACCAGGCCGTCCAGTTCATGATCGCGGACATGGAGATGCGGGCGTACACCGCGCGGCTCGGCTACTACGACGCGGCGGCCCGCATGCTCGCCGGCGAGGACTTCAAGCGGTACGCGGCCGCCGCCAAGCTGAACGCCAGCAACGCCGCCATGGAGAACAGCCGGTGGGCCACCCAGGTGCACGGCGGCTACGGCTTCATGAACGAGTCCGCGGTGGGACGCTTCTACCGCGACGCCAAGATCCTCGAAGTCGGCGAGGGCACCTCCGAGGTGCAGCGCATGCTGATCGCCCGGGGGCTCGGACTGTAG
- a CDS encoding acyl-CoA carboxylase subunit beta, whose product MAFDEEALAQARKRAAAGGAEKYHAANAAKGKLFARERIALLVDDGSFVEDGLFANSLAEGLPADGVITGNARIDGRDVCIMANDSTVKAGSWGARTVEKIIRIIERAYATGVPMVYLVDSAGARITDQVDLFPGRRGAGKIFHNQVKASGSIPQVCALFGPSAAGGAYIPAFCDVVAMVEGNASMYLGSDRMVEMVTGEKTTLEAMGGARVHCAESGVGHFLCKTEQEALDAVRSYLSYLPSNYTQQPPAAEAGAPAKVDLGALVPESERQAFDMRRYIKGIVDKDSFFEIQALWAKELTVGFARLDGEVIGVVGNNSMFKGGVLFVDSADKASRFVQLCDAFNVPLLFLSDVPGFMVGSAVEKQGIIRHGAKMITAISEATVPKICVVVRKAYGAGLYAMAGPGFEPDATIALPTAKIAVMGAEAAVNAVYANKIAALPEEDRAAFIAERRAEYERDIDILRLASELVIDAIVEPGDLRAELVRRYSAARGKDRAFSRRRHGVTPV is encoded by the coding sequence GTGGCATTCGACGAGGAAGCGCTGGCGCAGGCGCGCAAGCGGGCGGCCGCGGGCGGCGCGGAGAAGTACCACGCCGCGAACGCCGCGAAGGGCAAGCTCTTCGCCCGGGAGCGGATCGCCCTGCTCGTCGACGACGGCTCCTTCGTCGAGGACGGGCTCTTCGCCAACAGCCTGGCCGAAGGACTTCCGGCGGACGGCGTGATCACCGGAAATGCCCGGATCGACGGGCGCGATGTGTGCATCATGGCGAACGACTCGACCGTGAAGGCGGGGTCGTGGGGCGCCCGTACGGTCGAGAAGATCATCCGCATCATCGAGCGGGCGTACGCGACCGGCGTACCCATGGTCTATCTCGTCGACTCGGCGGGCGCGCGCATCACCGACCAGGTCGACCTCTTCCCGGGCCGGCGCGGAGCCGGCAAGATCTTCCACAACCAGGTCAAGGCCTCCGGGTCGATCCCGCAGGTGTGCGCCCTGTTCGGGCCGTCCGCCGCGGGCGGCGCCTACATCCCGGCCTTCTGCGACGTGGTCGCCATGGTCGAGGGCAACGCCAGCATGTACCTCGGCTCCGACCGCATGGTCGAGATGGTCACGGGGGAGAAGACGACCCTCGAGGCGATGGGCGGCGCGCGGGTGCACTGCGCCGAGTCGGGCGTCGGGCATTTCCTCTGCAAGACCGAGCAGGAGGCCCTGGACGCCGTCCGCTCGTACCTGTCGTATCTGCCGTCGAACTACACGCAGCAGCCGCCGGCCGCGGAGGCGGGCGCACCGGCCAAAGTGGATCTCGGCGCGCTGGTCCCGGAGAGTGAGCGGCAGGCGTTCGACATGCGCCGCTACATCAAGGGCATCGTCGACAAGGACTCGTTCTTCGAGATCCAGGCGCTGTGGGCCAAGGAGCTGACGGTCGGCTTCGCCCGGCTGGACGGCGAGGTCATCGGGGTCGTCGGCAACAACTCGATGTTCAAGGGCGGCGTGCTCTTCGTCGACTCGGCCGACAAGGCCAGCCGCTTCGTGCAGCTCTGCGACGCCTTCAACGTGCCGCTGCTCTTCCTTTCCGACGTGCCCGGCTTCATGGTCGGCTCGGCCGTGGAGAAGCAGGGCATCATCCGCCACGGCGCCAAGATGATCACCGCGATCTCCGAGGCGACCGTGCCCAAGATCTGCGTCGTGGTCCGTAAGGCGTACGGCGCCGGCCTGTACGCGATGGCCGGTCCCGGCTTCGAGCCGGACGCGACGATCGCCCTGCCCACCGCCAAGATCGCGGTGATGGGTGCGGAGGCGGCCGTGAACGCCGTCTACGCCAACAAGATCGCGGCGCTGCCCGAGGAGGACCGCGCCGCCTTCATCGCCGAGCGCCGCGCCGAGTACGAGCGCGACATCGACATTCTGCGGCTCGCCAGCGAGCTCGTGATCGACGCCATCGTCGAGCCGGGTGACCTGCGCGCCGAGCTCGTCCGGCGGTACAGCGCCGCCCGCGGCAAGGACCGCGCCTTCTCCCGTCGCCGCCACGGCGTCACCCCTGTCTAG